The following coding sequences lie in one Streptomyces sp. NBC_00464 genomic window:
- a CDS encoding class-II fumarase/aspartase family protein produces the protein MTAAPGPGPDAGLLSPVRAGTPAEEAVDDRAWLQAMLDAEAALARAQAALGTVPRGAARIITEAARADLFDVRALALAARETANPVVGLVRALALLVARKDPAAAEYVHRGSTSQDVLDTGAMLVSARVLRLVLADLRRTAEALRALAAEHRDTPMAGRTLALHAVPTTFGLKAAGWRDLVLDAADRVARVLETGLPVSLGGAAGTLAGYLEYAAIDAGAATDDGTHPGAMDRAPATTDDGTYPDALNSAFAAETGLAPQRVPWHSLRTPIADLAAVLAFTTGALGKIAVDVQSLCRTEVGEVSEPAVEGRGGSSAMPHKSNPVLATMIRSAALQVPALSAGLAGCMLAEDERSAGAWHAEWQLLRECLRLAGGAAHTAVELAEGLVVGPERMRANLGMTRSQVVSERVAAVLAPHLGRGPARDVLSQASTTARRTGRPLAQVLAALPEIARHLDAGELAVLLDPAGYTGAAGPLVDRALRRPGGRLP, from the coding sequence ATGACGGCGGCCCCGGGCCCCGGCCCCGACGCCGGTCTGCTCTCGCCGGTGCGCGCCGGGACCCCCGCCGAGGAGGCGGTGGACGACCGGGCCTGGCTGCAGGCCATGCTGGACGCCGAGGCGGCTCTGGCCCGCGCGCAGGCGGCGCTCGGCACCGTGCCACGGGGTGCGGCGCGCATCATCACCGAAGCCGCCCGCGCCGATCTGTTCGATGTGCGGGCGCTGGCACTGGCCGCCCGCGAGACGGCGAATCCCGTTGTGGGGCTGGTGCGTGCGCTGGCCCTGCTGGTGGCGCGGAAGGACCCGGCCGCCGCCGAGTACGTGCACCGCGGCTCCACCAGCCAGGACGTCCTCGACACCGGCGCGATGCTGGTGTCCGCCCGGGTGCTGCGCCTGGTCCTGGCCGATCTGCGGCGCACGGCCGAGGCGCTGCGCGCCCTGGCCGCCGAGCACCGCGACACCCCCATGGCCGGCCGGACCCTGGCGCTGCACGCCGTACCGACCACCTTCGGGCTCAAGGCCGCCGGCTGGCGCGATCTGGTGCTGGACGCGGCCGACCGGGTGGCCCGCGTCCTGGAGACGGGGCTTCCCGTATCGCTCGGCGGTGCGGCGGGCACCCTGGCCGGCTATCTGGAGTACGCGGCGATCGACGCGGGAGCCGCCACTGACGACGGCACACATCCCGGCGCGATGGACCGTGCACCTGCCACGACCGACGACGGCACGTACCCCGACGCCCTCAACAGTGCCTTCGCGGCGGAGACGGGGCTGGCCCCGCAGCGGGTGCCGTGGCATTCCCTGCGTACACCGATCGCCGATCTGGCCGCGGTGCTCGCCTTCACCACGGGTGCGCTCGGCAAGATCGCCGTCGATGTGCAGTCGCTGTGCCGTACGGAGGTCGGCGAGGTGAGCGAACCGGCCGTCGAGGGCCGCGGCGGTTCCTCGGCCATGCCGCACAAGAGCAACCCGGTCCTCGCCACGATGATCCGCAGCGCCGCCCTCCAGGTCCCCGCGCTGTCCGCCGGACTGGCCGGGTGCATGCTCGCGGAGGACGAACGGTCGGCGGGCGCCTGGCACGCCGAATGGCAGCTGCTGCGCGAGTGTCTGCGGCTGGCCGGAGGGGCGGCCCACACGGCCGTCGAGCTCGCCGAAGGACTCGTCGTCGGGCCGGAACGCATGCGCGCCAACCTCGGCATGACCCGGAGCCAGGTGGTGTCCGAACGCGTCGCCGCGGTACTGGCGCCGCACCTGGGCCGGGGCCCGGCCAGGGACGTGCTGTCGCAGGCGTCCACGACCGCCCGGCGCACCGGCCGGCCGCTGGCCCAGGTACTTGCCGCGCTCCCCGAGATCGCCCGGCACCTCGACGCCGGGGAGCTGGCGGTCCTGCTGGACCCGGCCGGCTACACCGGGGCGGCCGGTCCGCTGGTCGACCGGGCGCTGCGGCGGCCGGGCGGACGGCTGCCATGA
- a CDS encoding FAD/NAD(P)-binding protein — MSSGDLTVCIVGAGPRGLSVLERICANERKSASHPAVTVHVVDVARPGPGQVWRTGQSPHLLMNTVASQVTVYTDGSVVMNGPIEDGPSLYEWAKSRCLTGNPATTAADPGGRFRAEAAALGPDSYPSRALYGRYLEEVFATTVSRAPAHVTVVEHRSRAVALDDAPAGPAAEAGSGPQVLTLADGTRITGLDAVVLAQGHVPAATSPDEERLAGESRAHGLLHVLPANPADVDLSAVRPGQGVLLRGLGLNFFDHMALLTLGRGGRFERVGDGLVYRPSGREPRLYAGSRRGIPYHARGENQKGATGRHLPALLTPEAVAVLHRRALDGERLHFGSDLWPLIAKEVESVYYGTVLTARDGQTRSEEFTGRYLAAPAGAAEQRLLDEYAIAPGERWDWEKISRPYGARVFAGPADFRDWLLGYLAKDVHDARAGNVSGPVKAALDVLRDLRNEIRLAVDHGRLEGNSYRDDLQGWYTPLNAFLSIGPPASRIEEMIALLRAGVLEVLGPGMSVRIAEEDGAAFFEATSDRVGGEPVRTSVLVEARLPEPDIRRTADPLLTHLLASGQARAYRIDGTCGTSYETGGLAVTERPYRLVDAEGRAHPRRFAYGVPTEAVHWVTAAGIRPGVNSVTLGDSDALARTVLSLDPAPASAPAPDAPDSDFTEVMA, encoded by the coding sequence ATGAGCAGCGGGGACCTTACGGTCTGCATCGTCGGGGCAGGGCCCCGCGGTCTGTCCGTGCTGGAGAGAATCTGTGCCAACGAGCGGAAGTCCGCCTCCCACCCGGCGGTGACGGTCCATGTCGTGGACGTCGCCCGCCCCGGTCCCGGCCAGGTCTGGCGGACCGGCCAGTCACCACATCTGCTGATGAACACCGTCGCCTCGCAGGTCACCGTGTACACCGACGGCAGCGTGGTGATGAACGGCCCCATCGAGGACGGGCCGAGCCTGTACGAGTGGGCCAAGTCGCGCTGCCTCACCGGGAATCCGGCGACGACCGCGGCCGACCCCGGCGGCCGCTTTCGTGCCGAGGCGGCCGCTCTGGGCCCCGACTCGTATCCCAGCCGGGCGCTGTACGGCCGGTACCTGGAGGAGGTCTTCGCCACGACGGTCTCCCGGGCGCCCGCCCACGTCACCGTCGTGGAGCACCGGTCCCGCGCCGTCGCCCTGGACGACGCCCCGGCCGGCCCGGCAGCAGAAGCGGGCAGCGGTCCCCAGGTCCTCACGCTCGCGGACGGCACCCGGATCACCGGTCTGGACGCGGTGGTGCTCGCCCAGGGGCATGTGCCCGCCGCCACGTCGCCCGACGAGGAGCGCCTCGCCGGGGAGTCGCGGGCCCACGGACTGCTCCATGTCCTGCCGGCCAACCCCGCGGATGTGGACCTGTCCGCCGTCCGGCCGGGCCAGGGCGTGCTGCTGCGCGGGCTCGGGCTGAACTTCTTCGATCACATGGCACTGCTCACCCTCGGGCGCGGCGGCCGCTTCGAACGGGTCGGCGACGGCCTGGTCTACCGGCCGTCGGGCCGTGAGCCGCGGCTGTACGCGGGGTCACGGCGCGGGATTCCGTACCACGCGCGGGGCGAGAACCAGAAGGGTGCGACCGGGCGCCATCTGCCCGCACTCCTCACCCCCGAGGCGGTCGCCGTGCTGCACCGGCGCGCCCTGGACGGTGAGCGTCTGCACTTCGGCAGCGACCTGTGGCCGTTGATCGCCAAAGAGGTGGAGAGCGTCTACTACGGCACGGTGCTGACAGCCCGTGACGGGCAGACGAGGAGCGAGGAGTTCACCGGCCGCTATCTGGCCGCCCCCGCGGGCGCGGCCGAGCAGCGTCTGCTCGACGAGTACGCCATCGCCCCCGGCGAGCGCTGGGACTGGGAGAAGATCTCGCGCCCCTACGGCGCCCGGGTCTTCGCCGGCCCGGCCGACTTCCGGGACTGGCTGCTCGGGTATCTGGCGAAGGACGTGCACGACGCCCGTGCGGGCAACGTGAGCGGACCCGTGAAAGCCGCCCTGGACGTCCTGCGCGACCTGCGCAACGAGATACGGCTCGCGGTCGACCACGGCCGTCTGGAGGGCAACTCCTACCGGGACGATCTGCAGGGCTGGTACACGCCGCTCAACGCCTTCCTGTCGATCGGCCCGCCCGCCTCGCGCATCGAGGAGATGATCGCGCTGCTGCGGGCGGGGGTCCTGGAGGTGCTCGGGCCGGGAATGAGCGTGCGCATCGCCGAGGAGGACGGGGCCGCGTTCTTCGAGGCCACCTCGGACCGGGTGGGCGGGGAGCCGGTGCGTACCTCCGTACTGGTCGAGGCCCGGCTGCCCGAACCGGACATACGACGCACCGCCGACCCGCTGCTGACCCACCTGCTGGCCTCCGGACAGGCCCGCGCCTACCGCATCGACGGCACCTGCGGCACGAGTTACGAGACCGGCGGCCTGGCGGTCACCGAACGTCCGTACCGTCTGGTGGACGCGGAAGGCCGCGCCCATCCGCGCCGGTTCGCGTACGGCGTCCCCACCGAGGCCGTCCACTGGGTGACCGCGGCCGGAATCCGGCCGGGCGTCAACTCGGTGACGCTGGGCGACTCGGACGCCCTGGCACGGACGGTGCTGAGCCTGGACCCCGCCCCGGCCTCCGCGCCCGCGCCGGATGCGCCGGACAGCGACTTCACCGAAGTGATGGCATGA
- a CDS encoding carbohydrate kinase family protein, which yields MRIAVTGSIATDHLMVFPGRFTDQLIAEQLDKVSLSFLADSLEIRRGGVAANIAVGLGRLGLGPVLAGSVGGDFADYRAWLHDNGVDTELVHVSESLHTARFVCTTDADQNQIATFYAGAMAEAKEITLAATARRVGGLDLVVVAPNDPEAMRHHTDECRRLGIDFAADPSQQLARLDGQETRRLVDGARFLFTNAYEAALLQKQSGWSKEGVLERVGTWITTLGPDGVVIARAGRPVVRIPAVPTTDPVDPTGVGDAFRAGFLAGTAWDWSYERAAQLGCALATTVLESVGTQEYKLSVPDLLHRIGTTYGPEAAREIEPRLTGVSA from the coding sequence GTGCGCATCGCCGTGACCGGTTCCATCGCCACCGACCATCTGATGGTCTTCCCCGGACGGTTCACCGACCAGCTGATCGCCGAGCAGCTCGACAAGGTCTCGCTGTCCTTCCTGGCCGACTCGCTGGAGATCCGCCGGGGCGGGGTCGCCGCGAACATCGCCGTGGGACTGGGCCGGCTCGGCCTCGGTCCGGTGCTGGCGGGATCGGTCGGCGGTGATTTCGCCGACTACCGCGCCTGGCTGCACGACAACGGCGTGGACACCGAACTGGTCCATGTGAGCGAGTCCCTGCACACCGCGCGCTTCGTGTGCACGACGGACGCCGACCAGAACCAGATCGCCACCTTCTACGCGGGCGCGATGGCCGAGGCCAAGGAGATCACCCTGGCGGCGACGGCCCGCCGTGTCGGTGGTCTCGATCTGGTGGTCGTCGCGCCCAACGACCCGGAGGCGATGCGCCATCACACCGACGAGTGCCGCCGGCTGGGGATCGACTTCGCGGCCGACCCCTCCCAGCAGCTCGCCCGTCTGGACGGGCAGGAGACCCGTCGGCTCGTGGACGGGGCGCGTTTCCTGTTCACCAACGCCTACGAGGCCGCCCTGCTCCAGAAGCAGAGCGGCTGGTCCAAGGAGGGTGTCCTGGAGCGGGTCGGCACCTGGATCACCACCCTGGGACCGGACGGCGTCGTCATCGCCCGTGCGGGCCGCCCGGTGGTGCGGATCCCCGCCGTCCCCACCACGGATCCGGTCGACCCCACGGGCGTCGGCGACGCCTTCCGTGCCGGTTTCCTGGCGGGCACGGCCTGGGACTGGTCCTACGAACGTGCCGCCCAGCTCGGCTGCGCGCTGGCCACCACGGTGCTCGAATCGGTGGGCACCCAGGAGTACAAGCTCTCCGTACCCGATCTCCTGCACCGGATCGGGACCACGTACGGCCCGGAGGCGGCCCGTGAGATCGAACCGCGCCTGACGGGTGTGTCCGCGTGA
- a CDS encoding methyltransferase has protein sequence MVDRIAARRVVDIITGAWQSQALYAAVALDIPDHIAAGHTTDEKLAAAAGASEDGITRLMRLLTAMQVFDGTGEDGYRPTAVSELLREEADQSMKDMVRIYGEEFHRAWGAVVPAIRSGTSGFTHAFGVSLHTYLRGEASAGLKFQRAMNAGNVFFPDVLDAFDFSKAGTVVDVAGGSGALLATVLRAHPEVHGVLFDQPHMVPIARRHLDAAVGPGRYEAVGGDVFQGVPGGADAYLLARVLQDWDDERCVQLLSHIRRAMPDGSRLLILERVIPRDGSAMLPLLWDLHLLMAAGGRERQLSGYQDVLRAAGLRLESVHPLALETSLLVAAPV, from the coding sequence ATGGTCGACCGGATCGCAGCGCGCCGGGTCGTCGACATCATCACCGGTGCCTGGCAGTCGCAGGCCCTGTACGCGGCCGTGGCCCTGGACATCCCCGATCACATCGCCGCGGGGCACACCACCGACGAGAAGCTGGCGGCCGCCGCCGGAGCCAGCGAGGACGGCATCACCCGTCTGATGCGGCTGCTGACGGCCATGCAGGTCTTCGACGGCACGGGCGAGGACGGCTACCGGCCGACCGCCGTCAGCGAACTGCTGCGCGAGGAGGCCGACCAGTCCATGAAGGACATGGTCCGCATCTACGGCGAGGAGTTCCACCGGGCGTGGGGGGCGGTGGTACCCGCCATCAGGAGCGGCACCTCCGGCTTCACCCACGCGTTCGGGGTCTCGCTGCACACGTATCTGCGCGGTGAGGCGTCGGCGGGCCTGAAGTTCCAGCGGGCCATGAACGCGGGCAACGTGTTCTTCCCCGACGTCCTGGACGCCTTCGACTTCAGCAAGGCCGGCACCGTCGTGGACGTGGCCGGAGGCAGCGGGGCGCTCCTGGCCACCGTGCTGCGGGCCCACCCCGAGGTCCACGGCGTCCTCTTCGACCAGCCCCACATGGTTCCGATCGCCCGGCGGCACCTCGACGCGGCCGTCGGTCCCGGCCGGTACGAGGCCGTGGGAGGCGACGTGTTCCAGGGTGTGCCCGGGGGCGCCGACGCCTATCTGCTCGCTCGGGTGCTCCAGGACTGGGACGACGAACGCTGCGTGCAGCTGCTCTCCCACATCCGCCGGGCCATGCCGGACGGCTCCCGCCTGCTGATCCTGGAACGGGTCATTCCCCGGGACGGCTCGGCGATGCTGCCGCTGCTGTGGGATCTGCATCTGCTCATGGCCGCCGGCGGGCGCGAGCGGCAGCTGTCCGGCTACCAGGACGTGCTCAGGGCCGCGGGACTCCGTCTGGAGTCCGTGCACCCCCTCGCACTTGAGACCAGCCTGCTGGTCGCGGCCCCGGTCTGA
- the metK gene encoding methionine adenosyltransferase has protein sequence MSSRLFTSESVTEGHPDKIADQISDTILDALLTQDPASRVAVECLVTTGQVHVAGEVTTTAYADIAALVRQKVLEIGYDSSSKGFDGASCGVSVSIGAQSPDIAQGVDTAYEKRVGGEGDELDQQGAGDQGLMFGYACDETPELMPLPIHLAHRLARRLTDVRKDGVVPYLRPDGKTQVTIEYDGARPVRLDTVVVSTQHAADIDLDSLLTPDIREFVVEHVLARLSEDGIKLDTEGYRLLVNPTGRFETGGPMGDAGLTGRKIIIDTYGGMARHGGGAFSGKDPSKVDRSAAYAMRWVAKNVVAAGLAARCEVQVAYAIGKAEPVGLFVETFGTATIGTERIEHAIGEVFDLRPAAIIRDLDLLRPIYAQTAAYGHFGRELPGFTWERTDRAQALREAAGLIPG, from the coding sequence TTGTCCTCCCGTCTGTTCACCTCGGAATCCGTGACCGAAGGTCACCCCGACAAGATCGCCGACCAGATCAGCGACACGATCCTCGACGCGCTGCTCACCCAGGACCCGGCCTCCCGCGTGGCGGTCGAATGCCTGGTCACCACCGGCCAGGTGCATGTGGCCGGCGAGGTCACCACCACCGCGTACGCCGACATCGCCGCCCTGGTCCGGCAGAAGGTCCTGGAGATCGGCTACGACTCCTCCAGCAAGGGTTTCGACGGTGCTTCCTGCGGCGTCTCGGTGTCCATCGGCGCCCAGTCCCCGGACATCGCGCAGGGCGTCGACACCGCGTACGAGAAGCGGGTCGGGGGCGAAGGCGATGAGCTCGACCAGCAGGGCGCGGGCGACCAGGGCCTCATGTTCGGTTACGCCTGCGACGAGACGCCCGAGCTGATGCCGCTGCCGATCCATCTCGCCCACCGGCTGGCGCGCCGGCTGACCGACGTCCGCAAGGACGGCGTCGTGCCCTACCTGCGCCCCGACGGCAAGACCCAGGTCACCATCGAGTACGACGGCGCGCGGCCGGTCCGTCTGGACACGGTCGTCGTCTCCACCCAGCACGCGGCCGACATCGACCTGGACTCGCTCCTGACCCCCGACATCCGGGAGTTCGTCGTCGAGCACGTCCTGGCCCGGCTCTCCGAGGACGGCATCAAGCTGGACACCGAGGGCTACCGGCTCCTGGTGAACCCGACCGGCCGCTTCGAGACCGGCGGCCCGATGGGTGACGCCGGCCTCACCGGTCGCAAGATCATCATTGATACGTACGGCGGCATGGCCCGGCACGGCGGCGGCGCCTTCTCCGGCAAGGACCCCTCCAAGGTCGACCGTTCCGCCGCGTACGCGATGCGGTGGGTCGCGAAGAACGTCGTCGCGGCCGGGCTGGCCGCCCGCTGCGAGGTCCAGGTGGCGTACGCGATCGGCAAGGCGGAGCCCGTCGGTCTGTTCGTCGAGACCTTCGGTACCGCCACGATCGGCACGGAGAGGATCGAGCACGCGATCGGTGAGGTCTTCGACCTCCGCCCGGCCGCGATCATCCGCGACCTCGACCTGCTCCGCCCGATCTACGCCCAGACCGCTGCCTACGGCCACTTCGGCCGCGAACTCCCCGGCTTCACCTGGGAGCGCACCGACCGCGCCCAGGCCCTGCGCGAGGCCGCGGGCCTGATCCCCGGCTGA